The Syntrophorhabdaceae bacterium genome contains the following window.
CCAATCCTCTGATCTCCCCTCTGCCGGTATCCGGGAAAGGACAGAGAGCAACTGTCCTAAGACAACTTTGGCATCTCCCACCAGACGCAGATCCACAGGATAATTCCAACCCATGTTTCGGGGATCGATGTCAAGGTGGATGATCGTCTGCTTCTCCGGTTGGATCAAACGGGAACTCATGTAGCAGGTATTGGTTGGGGAAAGGCGAGAGGCAGCTACAAGGATCATATCTGCCTTGGAGATTGCCTCATTCGCTTGATCTTTACCATATGTACCCATCATCCCCAGACTCAGGCGGTGCGTCTCCGGAATGGTACTCTTTCCGAGAGAAGTGGTTGCCACGGGAGCATTGAGCGCTTCTGCCACCTTCAGCAACTCATCATAAGCCCTTGAAACGTGAACCCCGTTCCCTGCAATGATGAGTGGTCTCTTCGCCCTGCGCAGCATGCGGCAGGCCTCTTCTATTGAGGTTGGGTCTGCATGTACCCGGGAAAGGCCCAACAATCGTCTGGTAGCGTGAAGGGGAGGAACTCCTTTCTCATCGACCTCATTGATCAATGCGGATTGCCGAAAAATAACCGCTGCAGGCCCAGGTCGTCCTGCTGAGGCATGCTTGATAGCCTGCTGGACACCAATTACTCCTTCATTGGGTGTTACAGCCGCCGTGACATATTTCGTCGCAGCACCCAGAATATTGAATAGATTAACTGAACCGTAGTCTCCACTTCCTCCCTGAGCTGGCCCCATTTGCGTGAAAAAACCTCTCTCGCTGAAGTCCGTGAGCACAACCATCGGGCTCGACGCAAAAAATCCCCCCATGATTCCAAAGAGGCCCAGGGACCCCGCGTAAATCCCCTGGGCAATGACGACACCGGGTTTTCCGGTCAAGCGGCCATACATATCTGCCATCACCGATGCCATCTGCTCATCTCGAGTCAAAATAACCCGTATCCGATCCCGATAGTCATACAGGGCATTATAGAGATGATAAGAACC
Protein-coding sequences here:
- a CDS encoding thiamine pyrophosphate-binding protein, which gives rise to MKGAEKIVQVILDAEIDHVFGLPGGGSYHLYNALYDYRDRIRVILTRDEQMASVMADMYGRLTGKPGVVIAQGIYAGSLGLFGIMGGFFASSPMVVLTDFSERGFFTQMGPAQGGSGDYGSVNLFNILGAATKYVTAAVTPNEGVIGVQQAIKHASAGRPGPAAVIFRQSALINEVDEKGVPPLHATRRLLGLSRVHADPTSIEEACRMLRRAKRPLIIAGNGVHVSRAYDELLKVAEALNAPVATTSLGKSTIPETHRLSLGMMGTYGKDQANEAISKADMILVAASRLSPTNTCYMSSRLIQPEKQTIIHLDIDPRNMGWNYPVDLRLVGDAKVVLGQLLSVLSRIPAEGRSEDWPPAGSWPDLPMEAAQGWDNEPIHPRRLVFEIGQALPPEALVTVDAGNNRLWMCHDFRTRTPQSFYSPGGLAGMGWSLPAAVASKMLLPERPVVAISGDGGMAISMNTLLTANQYHVPVVIVVFNDSALGMVHDAQEDHPFATEFSATDFAAIAKATGAWSRRVTKPGEVGPALREALASKRPALLDVVIDRKVNNSLIVSSFNVRTAAV